The genomic region GGCTCGAGGTCAGGCCCTCCCACGCCAGCCAGCGGGGCACTCACCCTCAGCGATGGCGCCCAGCACCAGGATGCCTGACTCTTTGACCACCCACTCAGGGTGGAAGAGGAGTCCcttgagcagggggagtaggTGGGGCAGCAGCTCCTCCCGGAAGACATTGGCCAGGACGTCCAGCGCGGCTGCCGAGCACTTCCCTGGGACAGGAGGGGAGATGAGGCGGCAGGTTCAGGGAAGCCCTTTTGGACGGGCTGCCAGCCTCCTAGACTTGAGCCCCAGGATCAGAGATCATGTGGGCACCTTCACCATCTGCTCTGAGTAGGCCTCTCATCGCCTCCCGAGAGAGGCAGCCCCTGGGCttgctgccctcccccacccagccagcCCCCACAGGCCAGGCCACGCACTCAGATTCCAGTCAGACAAAGCATCGTCATCATCATCGTCCTCTGCGTCCTCCGAGCCATCGGGCCGCTCAGCCTCATGGGGCAGTGTCACTGTGCGGGACTTATGGAAACGTGGCTTGATGTCCTGCTCGCTGTCAGGGACTGCCTCGTCCTCCTCCACGTCCCCCTGTGGGGCCGGGCAGACCACTAAGCACCAGCGGGGCCCCCAGCCTCAATGCCCCGGCCCTCACCTGCCCATTCATGCCCGACAGTGGGCCCTGACTGACCTTGAGCAGAATGATGTCGATTTCTGAGTATTTCATCCCATTCACCAGGATGGGGATCAACCTGTTGGGAGAGACGCTGCTCATCGAGGGGGAAGCGTCGAGCCAGAAGCAATGTATGGAACTTAGGGGTATTATCCTGATCTAGTTCTAGCCGCTGGGACTAAGACAAAGTGGACACCACTCCTAGCTCCACAAGAGGGTTCCTGACCCAGACCTGGCCACTCAGGGAATTCTAGACCTCTGAATACACCGAAAAGCTTAGGACAGTGGCTGCTCCCTAGCATACTGTAAGGCAAGGAGGACTTAGGGTTCTTCCCCGGGATGGGCCAGGTCAAACAAGCCAGTAGGCAGGGCAGCTGGTCTCCCCAGCTGGACTCCATGCACCTGGGGACTAGAAACTTTGATTCATGACTTGGCGGCAGGCAAGTGATCCAAGTTAGTCAAGGAGGGTCAGCCCTAGGACTTGTGCTACAGATACTAGCTGAGACAGAATTTATTTCCTCTGAGGTCCCTTAGCTTGAAGGTAGCAGAAAGCCACAGCACTACAAAGGAGGAAGGTCAGCTGATGACAAAGACAATACAGAGTGTGTAGATCTAAGACCATACTGACGTCTTTTACATCCTTTGAGCACCTAGATCCAGCTACACCTGAAGCCTCTgtcaacttttcatttttttcacctaTAACTTACCTAATTTCTAAGTCATTAAAGACTACCATACTTGCTAAATAAACATACGCGGGGATAGAAAATAAAGGGAGATAGAGGATACAGACTGAGGGTAACACAGGGGATAAccagagggaaggcagagcaCAGCAAGGGACAGAGGCTGAGgcggggcagagggcaggagtgGCACTCACTGGACCAGGTGGGAGGCCAGGACCTCCTTGCAGATGGGCTGCTCGGCCAGCGTCAGCCAGAACTCACAGGCCTCCAGGGCCACGTTCTCATCATGGTCCTGGGTCCTCTGCAGCATGTACTAGGGCAGAGTGGGAGAAAGGCTAAGGCCCGGTCCAGCCAGGGGTGCCTCCCCCAACCCGCCGCCTGACCCCCAGCACGCGTGCGCCTGCCTGGCAAGGCTCACCTGGATGATGCTGTGCATGTGGGGGATGAGCCTGTCAATCCGCACTTCCAGCAGCATCACCAGGGCACGGCACACGTTCTTCCGCACCTCAGGGTCATCGTCCACGGCCAGGGCGAACAGGTGCTGCAGGGAAGGTGGGATCAGCGGCAGCATGGCCCTCGGCCCTTGCCCTGCTCACTCCCAGCCCGGCAGCCCACCTCGATGAACGTGTCGATGTTGTCCATCAGCGCCTGGGCCCGGTCCATGATGAACTGGTTCACACAGGCGATGGCATGGGACCTGAAAGCGAGCGGGCACCTGGGTCAACCCTGACCCCGCCCCCTCCAGCCCTCTTCCCCGCCAGGAGTCACACTCACCGGATCTTTGGGCTGCAGTGCTTGAAGAACTGTAAGAACTTGGGGATCATGATGTTGAGCGGCCTATTGAGGGCATCACTGTCCAGGAGCTCAGATGAGTCTTCGCAGATCTTCTGCAGGGCTCCAAAGGCTCCCTGAGTGGAGAGGAGTAGGCAGACAACTGTGAACCCCGGCCCCGTCCCAGCTCCCACCCAGGTGGGCCACAGCTGGTCACCTACCTCACAGGTGTTATAATCCTCCGAGTTGAGGAGGTTGCACAGCTGGGGCAGCAGCTCGGGCCACATCTGCAGCTCGCCCTTGGAAGCGATGGTGGTGATGAGAATGCCTGGGGCAGCCGGGAGAGGGCGCTGCctcaggctgggggctgggagcggGCCCGCCGCACTCGCTCCGCGGGCTCACAGGCTGGCTGTGTGCAGTCCCCCAGAAGCCCTACCCTTTCGAGTTTCCTTTCAAGTTCCTCTGAGCCTTACTGTAAGCCAGCTCCGCTGCAGGCTCTGGGATGCAGCACAGAACTAAACGCAAAATCCCTGCTATGGGAGCTATCTAGTGAGAGAGGTTTCAAGGTAAAAATAAGtcagc from Mustela erminea isolate mMusErm1 chromosome 1, mMusErm1.Pri, whole genome shotgun sequence harbors:
- the TNPO2 gene encoding transportin-2 isoform X4, with translation MDWQPDEQGLQQVLQLLKDSQSPNTATQRIVQDKLKQLNQFPDFNNYLIFVLTRLKSEDEPTRSLSGLILKNNVKAHYQSFPPPVADFIKQECLNNIGDASSLIRATIGILITTIASKGELQMWPELLPQLCNLLNSEDYNTCEGAFGALQKICEDSSELLDSDALNRPLNIMIPKFLQFFKHCSPKIRSHAIACVNQFIMDRAQALMDNIDTFIEHLFALAVDDDPEVRKNVCRALVMLLEVRIDRLIPHMHSIIQYMLQRTQDHDENVALEACEFWLTLAEQPICKEVLASHLVQLIPILVNGMKYSEIDIILLKGDVEEDEAVPDSEQDIKPRFHKSRTVTLPHEAERPDGSEDAEDDDDDDALSDWNLRKCSAAALDVLANVFREELLPHLLPLLKGLLFHPEWVVKESGILVLGAIAEGCMQGMVPYLPELIPHLIQCLSDKKALVRSIACWTLSRYAHWVVSQPPDMHLKPLMTELLKRILDGNKRVQEAACRPSPTCGRSLNPFPTPVPLPPWRRRPARSWCPTSAISWTPLSSPSASTSTKTCSSSTMLSAPWLTPWATTSTSRNTSRS